From the genome of Falco biarmicus isolate bFalBia1 chromosome 2, bFalBia1.pri, whole genome shotgun sequence:
caTAAAAAGCAGCCAAAGGAGTCAAAGTTGAGTACGCGTCATGGAGAACATGCAGACTTGCAGCCTGCTTCCCACTTGATGCCAGAGAAACCGAGCTCCACGTTGAGTGTACAGCATGGAGGATTTGGAGATGTGAATCTGGCTGTCCACGTGCAGCCAGAACTGTGCTTAAAAGCAAATGAGGAGCTTGATAGACAAGCTTTAGGACTTGTTTCTCATTCAAGAACTGATTCTCAGCAATCTACAGAAAATCTTGGAAGTGAGGGGACTGTGTGTGCAACAAATCCTCCATTTAATTTAGAAGGCAGTCAATCTGATATCCAAGAAAATGCTAGTATAACTCAAATTTGCACTAGAgaagaacaaattaaacagtctcatgaaaatatttatcctACAGCTGTTGATGTGAGTGAAAAGGGTGTTCTTGTTGATACTGGAAATGATACTTTTTCTAGCATCCCATCTGGAGTTGCCAATAgatctgaaattcagaaagattCAGCAGCAACTCTAGCTTCAGAGGTAATAGAAGCACTGAAAGATTCAGAAGTTACTTTGAAATCTAAAGACATTGGGGAATTAAAAGCTTTGGATACAGCTCTTGGGTCTGAGACCGGGGAGGTGTTGAAGTATCATGAAGCATCTCTACAATCTGTGGCACAGGAGGGAGCAAAAGAGGTAGAAGCAACTTCAGAATCTGTGTCTTTGGCAAGGGATGTGACAGCAATTCCTAAAACTGCTAATCAGGCAGATCTGAATACTGTGAAGGTAGCTCACATGCCTATAGCCATGGAAGAAGTGAAAATTCcagaagcaatggaaaaatCTCTGCATGTGGGAAATGTGGAAAGATCTTTGGAGTTAGGGGATGTGAGCAGACCTTTGGAGCCAGCCCTGAAGCCCTCAGTTATATCTGGTAATGTGAGAGTGATGCAGTGCAGCCCCATGGAGGGTTCAGGTGTCTTGAAGGCAGATGTATCTTTGcagcattcttttaaaatacctgcaGCAAGTGCTGTGACCCAGGTGGAAATAAGAAGTACTGAAGTACCCCTGGGATCAGGAGCTGTTACAAAAGTGAAGGATATTGAACCAGCTAGAAGCTCTACACATATGGAAAACGTGAAAGCTTTGGAGGAAGCTCTGCAACCAACCGCTGTAGGAAAGCCCAAAGCTTTGGAAACAATCATAGAACCTGTGGGTGTTACAGCAAAAGATGTCAAAGCAGCTCAAGGAGGTCTGCAAGCTGAAGTAGTCAAAGGTGTAGAAGGTACCACTGATGCTGCAACAGTGCCGAGTGCACCAGCAATGTTCCTACAACATAAAGTCTTGATAGAAACAAGGAGTGTGGACAGAACCCAGGAACCTGCACTTCTGGCAGAATTGACAGGTGTTAATGTAGTTGCAGATGCGAAAGGTTTAAAAGCTACTTCAGAACCTGTAGCAGTTGTGCAGACCTTTGTTCCCCAAACAACTCCAGAAATCCAGATGGTAGAGGGTTTTAAAGGTCTACAAGCAACCACAGAAGTTGCAGCACTATCAGGAGTAAAAGATCAAGAAACAAATCGAGCTACTCTGCAACTGGAGAGTACTAATGCATCAAAAATTTCAGAACCTACTCTCAAGCCTGTAGCTGTAACAGAGGCAAAAGATTCAGAAGGTACTTCATTACTTAGACAACCAGAGGAGATAAGAGAATCAAAGTCTGAGACTCAATCAAATGTGAGAGGTTTGGAAGCAACTTCCCTTTCTTTGCAGAAAGATGGTGTGAAAAGTCCAGGAGGAGTCCTAAGACCAATGGTCGTGGTGGAAGCAAAAACTTTGAAAACAGCCTCACTGTCTTGGCAAATGGAAGGTGTGAAAGCTTCAGAAGGAGCTGCGCATTGTGGGACTGTGGCCAGAGCAGCACTAGATTCAACAGTAGTGTCTAAAGGTTCAGAAATAAATCTAGAAGCAGGTTCGGATACCGGTCTCCTAGCGATGAAAGTCGGATCTGTGAGACCAGTGAAAAGTTTGGAAACAACTACAGGACCTGTGGCAGATATAGAAAGGAAAGATTCAGAAGCAGACCGTGACAGGGCTGGGACAGAGATGGAGACATCTGCATCACACCTCTACACCAAAGTTGTGAGAGACTTAGGAGATCCAGCATCTGTAGGTAGGGCAAATGTACAAGCTTTGGAAACAGTCTTGCAGCCTGGAACCTTTGCAGTGGCAAAGGGATTAGgagaaaatgtgtgttttgaAGCCAAAATGGGTAGCAGAGTCTTGGAAGCAAGTCCAGGACTTCTTGCCTCAGAAGAAAGGTCAGAAAGAACTCCTGATTCTGTGGTTGCATGTGTAAGCATGGAACCAGTTATAGAGTCTGAGGCATTAGCGGGGAGGATGCATTTGAAAACCACAGCACAGAGAGAACCAAAACATGCAGAAACAGTTGCAGAACCTCTTggtgcaaacaaaacaaagagttCCATCATTTCGCAGTCCCAGGTCATGATGCATACAAGAACCTTACAGACTGAGGGTGTAGGGGAGATAAAAGATACTGAAGTAGCTACCAGTTCTGCCAGTGTAGAAGCGAGAGGCTTAGACAACTTGTCAGAAGTTGAGGCAGTTGCAGAGATAAAAGATGTGGAAGCGAGATCAGAAACTTCACACTtaacacagatgaaaaatttGGAAATGGTTGTGGGATCTGAAACAAGGACGCTAACGCAAGGCTTGGGAAGGATGTTGGCATCTGACGTGGTTAGAGAAGTGGGACATTCTGAAGTTCCTGCAGAAGATCCAAACAAATCAAAGGCAAGGAGCAAAGAAGCAATACTAGAACCTGTGCAAACTTCAGAAACAAGTTCAAAATCTGACCAGGAACAAATAGTAGGTCATTCAGAAGCAGTATTAGAGCCTTTGTCCAGAGTGGAAGAAAAAACTATGGCATCAGAGATAGTGACAGAAGTGAGAAATCTGATTTCAACAGATCCGAGAACTCAGGGACCTACTGTAGAATATATAATTGCAACAAGGAGGacaagcacaaaaagaaatgagCCCTCGCTTATCAATGTAAAAGATTTGGAGGATGCTtcagaaatggagaaagcaatggaagcaaaatatttggaGCCAGCATCAGAAGTTAGAGAAGCGAGGTTGTTGGAACATATGAAAGAGTCTGCAACAGTAGAAGTGAGAGATTCTGAAACAGTTGAAGAGCCTGAGGTACGCATGGATATCCAAGGTTTGGAAACTTCCCAGAAGACTGAAAGTGTAGGGATGATGAATGTTTTAGAAGATGCTTCAGAAGCTGTTCCAGAATCTTTGCGCCCTGAAAGGGAAGAACATCTGCAGGCAGTTCTAGAGGCAAAAACTGCTGCAGAATGGAAGAGTACAGAAGGGGCTCCAGAGATCTTGAgtgctgctgaaatgaaattCTCTGAAGCAATTCCAAAACCAGGGGATGTGAAAGATTTGGAAACAACACAGCAACATGAAGTTGCAGCAGAAGTACAATATGCAGAAGGGGTGCAGGGTCAACAAATTGAGGATGTGAGAGTTCCAGGTCAAGCTCAGGAATGGGAGATGCTGCTTGAGAAGAAAGATACAGAGCAAACTGAAGCCAAAGTAATAGcagaaacagttttcagttcttcacATACAGCAGATGAAAAAGATTCAGCAGCGGCTTCTGAGTGTGAAATAATCGGGGACACAAACCAGTTGGAAGCAGCTCCGGCTGATGTGCCAGAAACAAAAGATTTGAAAATAGTTCCTCTTCCTGAGACTGTTGTAGAGCTGAAAGATGCGGAAGCAGCTGTGGGGTTGGAGGCAGAGGCAAAAGATTTGGAAGCAGCTCCAGTACCCGAGACTGTTACAGAAGGAGTTCCAGTACTTGTGGCAGAGGCAGGCCAGTCAGAAGTCATTCCACAGGCTGAGGCTGTCAAAGAAGCAACTCCAGAACAGGAGTCAGAGAAAAGAGATTCAGAAACATCTGATGTGCAGCCTGATGTGGCAGCACGAATGAGGGAGACTCTGATGAGACTTGAGAAAGTTATTGAGAAAAGTAGCCATAGAAGCAGTGATAAAAAACATgatgcaaagaaacaaaaaaggagtCGCTCCAAGTCTCAGTCCAGGTCTAGGAAGCGGAAGAAAAAATCCAGGTCACGTTCTACTTCCAGGCGTTTGACATCTAAAAGAGCACGTTCTAGGAGCAGAAACTATTCAGTTTCCAGAAAAAAGCATTCCAAATCTAGGTCCCGATCtgtggagaagagagagagaagagtgTCTTCCCGGAGGTCCAGGCGCAGACGTTCCAGGTCATCTGACCGTTACAGGTCTAAATCCAGATCAGCAGAAAAAAGGGGGAGCAGATTGTCCTCTGGGAGGTCCAGACGTAGACGTTCCAGGTCATCTGACCACTACAGGTCTAAATCCAGATCAGTGGAAAAGCGACTGTCTTCCCGAAGGTCCAGACGTAGACGTTCCAGGTCTTCTGATCGCTACAGGTCTAAGTCCAGGTCAGTGGAAAAGCGACTTTCCTCTCGAAGGTCTGGGCGCAGACGTTCCAGGTCTTCTGACCGCTACAGATCTAAGTCCAGGTCAGTGGAAAAGCGACTGTCTTCCCGAAGGTCTGGGCGCAGACGTTCCAGGTCTTCTGACCGCTACAGATCTAAGTCCAGGTCAGTGGAAAAGCGACTGTCTTCCCGAAGGTCTGGGCGCAGACGTTCCAGGTCTTCTGACCGCTACAGATCTAAGTCCAGGTCAGTGGAAAAGCGACTGTCCTCCCGAAGGTCTGGGCGCAGACGTTCCAGGTCTTCTGACCGCTACAGATCTAAGTCCAGGTCAGTGGAAAAGAGGGGGAGCAGGTTGTCCTCCTGGAGATCCCGCCGCAGACGTTCCAGGTCCTCTGACCGTTCTAAATCTAGATCCAGGTCTTCAGAAAAGAGAGGAGGCAAAGAATACTCATGGAGGTTCAGACATAGAGGGTCTGGTTCCTCTGATCGTTCAAAATCTAGGTCAAGATCTGTTGAGAAGAGAGGTCGGAAGGCATCTCTACGGAGGTCTAAACGTCAGCGCTCAAAGTCTTCTGACCGTTACAAGTCTAGGTCCAGATCAGTAGAAAAAAGAGATCGAAAGCAGTCATCACGGAAGTCTAAACGTCAGCGCTCAAAGTCCTCTGACCGTTACAAGTCTAGATCcaaatcagtggaaaaaaagaaggagtCCTCACGAAAATCTAAGCGTCGCCGCTCAAAATCTTCTGACCGTTACAAGTCAAGGTCTAGGTCTGTTGAAAAAAAACGCAAGGAGtcttcaaaaaaatccaaacgGAAACGTTCCAAGTCCTCTGATAGTATTAAGTCAAGATCCAAATCcacagaaaaaagagagagtaAGTTATCCTCAGTAAAGGGCAGTAGCAAGCATATGGAGTCTTCTGAACTTCAGGAGTCAACCATATGTCTTGAAAAAGAAGTTCCTGAACCTTCTTTGGCCAGTGAAGGAAGCTCTTCAAAATCCTCTAATGGTCCCACGTCTATAGCTTTGTCTGCTGAAGGAATAAATGGTCCAGAGCTGCCTCCAGCATCTGAAAGTGGGTTTTCCAAAACTTCTGACAGTCTTGAGGAAAGCTCCTCATCTATTGAAAAAACAACAGGTCTGCAGTCTTCTGTGATGTCTGAATTTGATAGCTCCAAAACCGCAGGTGACCAGGAACTGAGATCCACATCTGTGGGAAAAGCACAGGTTTCAGAGCTTTCTGTGACATCTGAAAACGGATCAGCTGAAAAAGCAGTGGCTCTGGAGTCTTCAACGCTACCTGAAGTTACATACTCCACATCTGAGTCAAGATGCTCATCTGTTGAAAAAAGGGGAGATCCAGAAACTTCTTTGGTAACAGAATTTCAGCTCTCTGCATCCCATGAAGAGTCGAGATCTACTTCCCTCAAAGAAATAGAGGGTCCACAGCCTCTTCTGACACTTGAAAGTGGATGCTCTGCATCTTCTGATGATTACAAGACAACCTCCTCATCCCCTGGAAAAATGGAGGTTCAGGGGTCTTCTCTGATGTCTGAAAATACACCCTCTGACTTGGCAGATGGTCATGAGTTGAGACATATCCCGGTTGAAAAAACAGAGCTTCAGAATTTTTTGCACGTACCTGGAAGTGAATCTTCCAATTTAGCTGACAGCCCTGAGTCAAGGTCACTATCTTTTGAAACACCAGAGGCTCAAAAATCTTTTCTAGCACCTGAAGTTACATGCTCTATGTTCCCTGATGTCTGTGAGTCAGCCTCCTTGGCTGTTGAAAAGGGCCAGATGCAGGAGCCTTGTCTGGCTTCTGACAGCGGATGCTTCAAGTCTCCTGATGGACATGAATCAGGATCCACCTTTGCTGCACAAGTAGAAGAGCTTCCATTGATGTCTGAAGGTGGGTCCTTTAAATCAGCTGATGGAAATGAACAAAGATCTTTATCTGTTGAGAAAGTCAAGGCCCTGGATGTTTCCCTGACGTCTGAATACGGTCCTGTTACAATCTCGGGTGGTGTCATTTCAGCagcatgttttgaaaaaagGCAGGAAGTTGTACTGACAACTGTAGAACAAAGCTTTAAGTCTTCTGAAGTTCATGAGTCCAGAACACCTGTTGACAAAGACTTGGATGGTCCAGCACTTTCACAAGTACTTGAAATTGACTGCTCTGAATCTTCTGAAATGCATGAATCAAGATACCTGCCTGCTGCAAAAATGGAGGGTACAGGATCTTTTTTGATGTCTAAAAGTGGAATTCCTGTGTGCCATGATGGCCATAAATCAAAACACAATTActttgagaaaacagaaggtGCAGAACTGTTGCTGGCGCCTGAACTTAGGCATTCTGTCTTCCCTGAAGGCTATGAAGTGGCATCCACTGCAGTTGAAAAAATGGAGATCCAGAAGCTGCCTCTCCCACTGGAAAGTGGGTTCTCCAACTCTGCTGATGTTTGTGAATCAGTAAGCACATCTGAAAAACTTAAGGCCCCAGTGACTTCTCTGACATCTGAAGGTGGGCTTTTCCTGTTGCCTGATAGTCATGAATTGAGAGGTGTCCctgctgaaaaagcagaggTGGAAAAATCATCTGAACTGAAATGCGTTGCATCCCCTGATGGCCACAAGTTGAGATCTGCCTATGATGAAGAAATACAGGTGCAGGAGCCACCTCTGATACTGGAAACCAGAGgttctgtttcttctgatgGTCATGAGTTGACACCCACCCCTTTTGAAAAAGCTGAGGTAGAGGAGCCTTGTCAAGTGTCTGAAAATGAATACATAATAGGGCTTGATGGCCCAGAATTGACTTCAACCCCTGCTGAAAAAACGGAGATGAGACATCTTTATCGGATATCTGAAGAAAGATGTTCGGTGTCCGTTGAGAGCCAGGAGTTGCAGTCACCCTCTGTTGATAAGGTAGAAGTGCAAGAGCCTGATCTGGCATCTGAAAATGAATATGCTGTACCTTGGGAGGGCCAGCATTTGACATCTAGCTCTCCTGAAAAGGCAGAGATGCAGGAGGCTTGTGTAGTACCTGACAATGAATATGCTGTGTCTTCTGAAGATCATGATTTGCCATCTTCCCTTGCTGAAAGAACAGAGGTGCAGGAGTGTTCTCTGCTATCTGAAAATGAATATGCTGTATCTCCTGAGGCCCAGGAGGTGATAGCCAGCCCCGCTGAAAAGGAAGTGCAGGAACCTCCTCTGATGTCTGACAGTGAATATGTCGTCTTTGATGAAGGCCAAGGATTACAGTCTACTCTTGCTGAAAAAGCAGTGGTGCAGGAGCCTTTACTAATATCAGACAGCCAACATGATGTGTCCCCTGAAGGGCAGGTGTTGCTTTCTGTTCTTACTGAAAAAACAGAGGTGCAGGAGTGTTCTTTGTTGTCTGAAAATGAGTATGATGTGTCCCCAGAAGGCCGTGATTTGAGATCCAGTCCtgttgaaaaagaagaaatagaggAACCTTCTGAAACATCTGAAAGTGAAAGTTCAATGTCCACTGATAGCCAGGAGTTGCAGTCTGCTGTTACTGGAAAAACAGAGGTGCAGGAGTTGTCTTTGATGTCTGAAGGTGAATGTGCCATGTCCCCTGAAGGTCAGGAGCTGCAGTCTAGCCCTGCTGAAAAAGTAGAAGCTAAGGAACCTTCTCTGACATCTGAAAATGAACATGTCCTGTCCCCTGAAGAGTATGAATCAAGATTGACTCATGCTGAGAAAACAGAGGATATGGATTCTTCTTTGACATCTGAAAATGaccatgttttttcttttgagagcCAGGAGGTAAGATTCACCTCTGTACAAAACACAGATGGACGAGAGCTTTCTCCAGCACCTGAAAATGAACTTGCAGCATCCCCTGATGGCCAGGATTTGAGATTCTCCACTGATGGAAGAGTAGGTAGTGTCGAACCGTTGGTGCTAAATGATGGCGCTTCCATGTCCCCTGATGACAGTGACTTGAAATCCATCCCTGTTGAAAAAATGGATGATGCAATGCCTTCTTTAATGCCTGAAAGTAGGTGTTCTATGTCCCCTGATGGCTACAGTGTGAAATCTGGCCCTGGTGAAGAAACAGGGGATCTCGAGCCCTCTTTGATACCTGAACGTAGACATTCCACATCCTCGTATCAGGAAGGTCATGAGCCAAATTCTCCCATGGAGGAAGAGGGTCTAGAGTGCTGTTTGACTTCTGAACATAGAAGATCTGTGTCCCCTGAGGGCCATGACCAGAAATCTACAGTAGATGAAGAGATCGATGATCTGGAACCCTCTTTGACATCGGAACATAGGCGCTCCACATCCCCTGATGAACATGAGTCAAGATCTAGCATTGGTGAAGAAGCAGAGTATCTGGAGCAGCCTTTGACATCAGAACGTAGATGTTCTGTGTCTTCTGATGAACATGAGTCAAGATCTACTACTGGTGAAGAGGTAGAGGATGCAGAACCGTCCTTGACAGCTGAACGAAGAGACTCCACATCTTCTGATGAGCATGAGTCGAGGTCTACCGCTGGTGAAGATATAGAAGATGGGGAGCCCTCTTTGACAGCTGAACGCAGACACTCCACGTCCTCTGATGACCGTGAGTCAAGGTCTACAACCGGTGAAGAAATAGATGATTTGGAACCCTCTTTGACAGCTGAACATAGACGCTCTGTGTCTCCTGATGGTTGCGAGTCAAGGTCAACCACTGGTGAAGAAGCAGAGGACCAGGAGCCCTCCTTGACAGCTGAACGTAGACACTCCACATCCTCTGATGACCGTGAGTCAAGGTCTACTACTGGTGAAGATGTGGAGGATATGGAACCCTCCTTGACAGCTGAACGAAGAGATTCCACGTCGTCAGATGAGCATGAGTCAAGGTCTACCACCGGTGAAGAAGTAGAGGATATGGAACCCTCTTTGACAGCTGAACACAGACGTTCCACATCCCCTGATGGGCGTGAATCGAGGTCTACAACTGGTGAAGAAGTAGATGATGTGGAGCCCTCCTTGACAGCTGAACGAAGAGACTCCACATCATCAGATGAGCATGAGTCAAGGTCTACCACTGGTGAAGAGGGTGAGGATATGGAGCCCTCTTTGGCAGATGAAGATAAACAGGATTCCATGCCTCTTGAGAGGCTGGAGGAACAGGACTCTTCCTTTATACCTGAAAGTAGGCATTCTGAGTCTTCTGATGGTGAAAAATCTAGGTCCAGATCTGTTGATAAAATATCTGACAAAGAGTCTTCACGAAGATCTATAAGTAGACACTCAAAATCTCCTACTCGCCAAAAGAGCCGATCCACATCCGTTGAAAAAACGGCAGACAAAGAATCTTCACGGAGGTCTAGACGTAGACGGTCCAGATCTACAGCTC
Proteins encoded in this window:
- the SON gene encoding protein SON isoform X5, whose product is MASLPPTPSGPEPAATHSRTLQPTMAPPPPPPLPPAASGKVEGQPNGDTVPAEQANPSDDTVAGAGSRQNDQIVQKIEEVLSGALDTELQCKSDVDKNTVKNSTQSTKRSSTGEDEIPRKKSKKNKKHKSKKKKKKKKKRKKEKKHKKQPKESKLSTRHGEHADLQPASHLMPEKPSSTLSVQHGGFGDVNLAVHVQPELCLKANEELDRQALGLVSHSRTDSQQSTENLGSEGTVCATNPPFNLEGSQSDIQENASITQICTREEQIKQSHENIYPTAVDVSEKGVLVDTGNDTFSSIPSGVANRSEIQKDSAATLASEVIEALKDSEVTLKSKDIGELKALDTALGSETGEVLKYHEASLQSVAQEGAKEVEATSESVSLARDVTAIPKTANQADLNTVKVAHMPIAMEEVKIPEAMEKSLHVGNVERSLELGDVSRPLEPALKPSVISGNVRVMQCSPMEGSGVLKADVSLQHSFKIPAASAVTQVEIRSTEVPLGSGAVTKVKDIEPARSSTHMENVKALEEALQPTAVGKPKALETIIEPVGVTAKDVKAAQGGLQAEVVKGVEGTTDAATVPSAPAMFLQHKVLIETRSVDRTQEPALLAELTGVNVVADAKGLKATSEPVAVVQTFVPQTTPEIQMVEGFKGLQATTEVAALSGVKDQETNRATLQLESTNASKISEPTLKPVAVTEAKDSEGTSLLRQPEEIRESKSETQSNVRGLEATSLSLQKDGVKSPGGVLRPMVVVEAKTLKTASLSWQMEGVKASEGAAHCGTVARAALDSTVVSKGSEINLEAGSDTGLLAMKVGSVRPVKSLETTTGPVADIERKDSEADRDRAGTEMETSASHLYTKVVRDLGDPASVGRANVQALETVLQPGTFAVAKGLGENVCFEAKMGSRVLEASPGLLASEERSERTPDSVVACVSMEPVIESEALAGRMHLKTTAQREPKHAETVAEPLGANKTKSSIISQSQVMMHTRTLQTEGVGEIKDTEVATSSASVEARGLDNLSEVEAVAEIKDVEARSETSHLTQMKNLEMVVGSETRTLTQGLGRMLASDVVREVGHSEVPAEDPNKSKARSKEAILEPVQTSETSSKSDQEQIVGHSEAVLEPLSRVEEKTMASEIVTEVRNLISTDPRTQGPTVEYIIATRRTSTKRNEPSLINVKDLEDASEMEKAMEAKYLEPASEVREARLLEHMKESATVEVRDSETVEEPEVRMDIQGLETSQKTESVGMMNVLEDASEAVPESLRPEREEHLQAVLEAKTAAEWKSTEGAPEILSAAEMKFSEAIPKPGDVKDLETTQQHEVAAEVQYAEGVQGQQIEDVRVPGQAQEWEMLLEKKDTEQTEAKVIAETVFSSSHTADEKDSAAASECEIIGDTNQLEAAPADVPETKDLKIVPLPETVVELKDAEAAVGLEAEAKDLEAAPVPETVTEGVPVLVAEAGQSEVIPQAEAVKEATPEQESEKRDSETSDVQPDVAARMRETLMRLEKVIEKSSHRSSDKKHDAKKQKRSRSKSQSRSRKRKKKSRSRSTSRRLTSKRARSRSRNYSVSRKKHSKSRSRSVEKRERRVSSRRSRRRRSRSSDRYRSKSRSAEKRGSRLSSGRSRRRRSRSSDHYRSKSRSVEKRLSSRRSRRRRSRSSDRYRSKSRSVEKRLSSRRSGRRRSRSSDRYRSKSRSVEKRLSSRRSGRRRSRSSDRYRSKSRSVEKRLSSRRSGRRRSRSSDRYRSKSRSVEKRLSSRRSGRRRSRSSDRYRSKSRSVEKRGSRLSSWRSRRRRSRSSDRSKSRSRSSEKRGGKEYSWRFRHRGSGSSDRSKSRSRSVEKRGRKASLRRSKRQRSKSSDRYKSRSRSVEKRDRKQSSRKSKRQRSKSSDRYKSRSKSVEKKKESSRKSKRRRSKSSDRYKSRSRSVEKKRKESSKKSKRKRSKSSDSIKSRSKSTEKRESKLSSVKGSSKHMESSELQESTICLEKEVPEPSLASEGSSSKSSNGPTSIALSAEGINGPELPPASESGFSKTSDSLEESSSSIEKTTGLQSSVMSEFDSSKTAGDQELRSTSVGKAQVSELSVTSENGSAEKAVALESSTLPEVTYSTSESRCSSVEKRGDPETSLVTEFQLSASHEESRSTSLKEIEGPQPLLTLESGCSASSDDYKTTSSSPGKMEVQGSSLMSENTPSDLADGHELRHIPVEKTELQNFLHVPGSESSNLADSPESRSLSFETPEAQKSFLAPEVTCSMFPDVCESASLAVEKGQMQEPCLASDSGCFKSPDGHESGSTFAAQVEELPLMSEGGSFKSADGNEQRSLSVEKVKALDVSLTSEYGPVTISGGVISAACFEKRQEVVLTTVEQSFKSSEVHESRTPVDKDLDGPALSQVLEIDCSESSEMHESRYLPAAKMEGTGSFLMSKSGIPVCHDGHKSKHNYFEKTEGAELLLAPELRHSVFPEGYEVASTAVEKMEIQKLPLPLESGFSNSADVCESVSTSEKLKAPVTSLTSEGGLFLLPDSHELRGVPAEKAEVEKSSELKCVASPDGHKLRSAYDEEIQVQEPPLILETRGSVSSDGHELTPTPFEKAEVEEPCQVSENEYIIGLDGPELTSTPAEKTEMRHLYRISEERCSVSVESQELQSPSVDKVEVQEPDLASENEYAVPWEGQHLTSSSPEKAEMQEACVVPDNEYAVSSEDHDLPSSLAERTEVQECSLLSENEYAVSPEAQEVIASPAEKEVQEPPLMSDSEYVVFDEGQGLQSTLAEKAVVQEPLLISDSQHDVSPEGQVLLSVLTEKTEVQECSLLSENEYDVSPEGRDLRSSPVEKEEIEEPSETSESESSMSTDSQELQSAVTGKTEVQELSLMSEGECAMSPEGQELQSSPAEKVEAKEPSLTSENEHVLSPEEYESRLTHAEKTEDMDSSLTSENDHVFSFESQEVRFTSVQNTDGRELSPAPENELAASPDGQDLRFSTDGRVGSVEPLVLNDGASMSPDDSDLKSIPVEKMDDAMPSLMPESRCSMSPDGYSVKSGPGEETGDLEPSLIPERRHSTSSYQEGHEPNSPMEEEGLECCLTSEHRRSVSPEGHDQKSTVDEEIDDLEPSLTSEHRRSTSPDEHESRSSIGEEAEYLEQPLTSERRCSVSSDEHESRSTTGEEVEDAEPSLTAERRDSTSSDEHESRSTAGEDIEDGEPSLTAERRHSTSSDDRESRSTTGEEIDDLEPSLTAEHRRSVSPDGCESRSTTGEEAEDQEPSLTAERRHSTSSDDRESRSTTGEDVEDMEPSLTAERRDSTSSDEHESRSTTGEEVEDMEPSLTAEHRRSTSPDGRESRSTTGEEVDDVEPSLTAERRDSTSSDEHESRSTTGEEGEDMEPSLADEDKQDSMPLERLEEQDSSFIPESRHSESSDGEKSRSRSVDKISDKESSRRSISRHSKSPTRQKSRSTSVEKTADKESSRRSRRRRSRSTAHQKSRSTSVEKMADKESSRRSRRRRSRSTVRQRSRSTSVEKAADKESSRRSRRRRSRSAARQRSRSKSVDKTADKESSRRSRSRRSRSSQRRSQRYDTESRSRRNRSRSVTRRRASRSKSNRRSRSSSLSRSRHRRRSRSRSASRRRRSLSRDRRKRSQRNRSRSTDRRRKRSDSRDRRISLRLRSRSRTPIRQRRSRSRGRRRSSSRSPIRLRRSRSSGRRRYSRSPDRRRSRSSERFSSRSPKRLTDLDKAQLLEIAKANAAAMCAKSGVPLPPSLMPLLSQKKDDKANQKSSRDTLKELTEKCKKIAQSTDDVIVNKPHVSDEEEEERPFYNHPFKLSEPKPIFFNLSTPSIKPAPPPQPKNQVSLSKEFPVSSGSQHRKKEADSVYGEWVPVEKGKEDSKDDVFPKPSIEGVDITTAMNDRAVAQKRLNENTFDLEAMCMLNRAQEQIDAWAQSNSIPGQFTGSTGAQILSSDELTNSGPQAWIRKVQKRNRNPG